One genomic region from Vanacampus margaritifer isolate UIUO_Vmar chromosome 2, RoL_Vmar_1.0, whole genome shotgun sequence encodes:
- the znhit1 gene encoding zinc finger HIT domain-containing protein 1 — protein sequence MVLEKKSSARVEAGQRRVLDDATRQRRLSRQLEALEKDNFQDDPLSSLPPPGPTARLPAFSETEEPEKKKRKTRGDHFKLRFRKNFTALLEEENLADKPEPNYLSALAPPSSLPPRHFCCVCGFPSNYTCTTCGGRYCCVKCLTTHRETRCLKWTL from the coding sequence ATGGTGCTGGAGAAGAAGAGCTCTGCTCGGGTAGAGGCGGGACAGCGGAGGGTTCTGGACGACGCCACCCGTCAGAGGAGGCTGAGTCGGCAGCTGGAGGCTTTGGAGAAAGACAACTTCCAGGACGACCCTCTAAGCTCGCTCCCTCCGCCAGGTCCGACGGCTCGCCTACCCGCCTTCAGTGAAACAGAGGAGCccgaaaagaagaagaggaagacgcGCGGCGACCACTTCAAGTTACGTTTTAGGAAAAACTTCACGGCGCTTCTCGAGGAAGAGAACTTGGCGGACAAGCCGGAGCCCAACTACCTTTCGGCACTGGCTCCTCCCTCGTCTCTCCCCCCGCGCCATTTCTGCTGCGTGTGCGGCTTCCCGTCCAACTACACCTGCACGACCTGCGGGGGGCGCTATTGCTGTGTCAAGTGTTTGACTACACACCGAGAAACCAGATGTCTCAAGTGGACGCTATGA